One window of Botrimarina mediterranea genomic DNA carries:
- a CDS encoding serine/threonine-protein kinase, with protein MNIRQKKLPIAALERIDDLCAEFERKWQSDEPPTIESVLMVESARTADASTLERDVLLAELVVLDIDYRRRRGETPTKQEYLDRFPDRAAVVNDALADAPVRAGALQPPTVGQLAELFPSLEIIELVGAGGMGAVYKARQPGLDRLVALKVLPSEFDHDVKFALRFTREARTLAKLSHPNIVSVHEFGNVGETYYFLMEFVDGSTLRDIVTAGQLSPEHALAIVPHLCDALQYAHDKGIVHRDIKPENILIAADGTVKIADFGLSRILGDEGQQEALTGTHQIMGTPRYMAPEQLEGTRSVDHRADIYSLGVVFYEMLTGELPIGRFSAPSKKVKIDVRLDEVVLRTLEKEPRRRYQRASQVKSDMESIASQGVAAGDPAEARTVIYESSSRDDLGAGTANIAQQELAGRMLLTRRQLMDRIEQSLRPLFRWQLLQAVLGVALIALGAQCWARNTDVPHRVVNGVILHVYGVLVFAQALLVCTRVRRIDYSKPVRDIREKLDSLRSGYLRAGVLIGFVWWLMWIPVAVALGFDFVLYPNSIYPSLIVGVVGFGVSVWLYLRVLRTGNPSAETWKRKLAGESIAAAYLALDEIESAQIN; from the coding sequence ATGAACATCCGCCAGAAGAAGCTGCCGATCGCGGCCCTGGAACGCATCGATGATTTGTGCGCCGAGTTTGAGCGGAAGTGGCAATCCGACGAGCCGCCGACGATCGAATCGGTGCTGATGGTTGAATCGGCACGGACAGCCGACGCCTCGACGCTGGAGCGTGACGTCTTGCTGGCGGAATTGGTCGTTCTGGACATCGACTACCGGCGGCGCCGCGGTGAAACGCCGACGAAGCAAGAGTACCTGGATCGGTTCCCCGACCGCGCCGCGGTCGTCAACGACGCGCTGGCGGATGCTCCGGTACGGGCCGGCGCGTTGCAACCGCCGACCGTGGGGCAACTAGCGGAACTATTCCCTTCGCTGGAGATCATCGAGCTGGTTGGCGCCGGCGGGATGGGCGCGGTTTACAAGGCGCGGCAACCGGGGCTCGATCGACTGGTGGCGCTGAAGGTGCTGCCGTCGGAGTTCGATCACGACGTGAAGTTCGCCCTCCGCTTTACGCGGGAGGCGCGGACCCTCGCTAAGCTGAGCCATCCGAACATCGTGTCGGTGCACGAGTTCGGCAACGTCGGAGAGACGTATTACTTCCTGATGGAGTTCGTCGACGGCTCGACGCTCCGCGACATCGTGACCGCGGGGCAGCTGTCGCCCGAGCACGCGCTGGCGATCGTGCCGCACCTCTGCGACGCGCTACAGTACGCCCACGACAAGGGGATCGTCCACCGCGACATCAAGCCCGAGAACATCCTGATCGCCGCCGATGGGACGGTGAAGATCGCCGACTTCGGACTCTCACGGATCCTGGGGGATGAAGGCCAACAAGAGGCCCTCACGGGGACGCACCAGATTATGGGCACGCCCCGCTACATGGCGCCCGAGCAGCTCGAGGGCACGCGCAGCGTCGATCACCGAGCGGACATTTATTCGCTGGGCGTCGTGTTCTACGAGATGCTCACCGGGGAACTCCCCATTGGGCGGTTCTCGGCGCCGTCGAAGAAAGTGAAGATCGACGTTCGGCTTGATGAAGTCGTGCTGCGCACGCTTGAGAAAGAGCCGCGGCGTCGCTACCAGCGCGCCAGCCAGGTGAAGTCCGACATGGAATCGATCGCTTCGCAAGGCGTTGCGGCCGGCGACCCAGCCGAGGCGCGGACGGTCATCTACGAATCCAGTTCGCGGGACGACCTTGGCGCCGGCACGGCGAACATCGCGCAGCAAGAGCTCGCCGGCAGGATGCTGCTGACCCGCCGTCAACTCATGGACCGCATCGAGCAATCGCTGCGCCCGCTCTTCCGCTGGCAGTTGCTGCAGGCGGTGTTGGGAGTGGCGCTTATCGCCCTCGGCGCGCAGTGCTGGGCCCGTAACACGGATGTCCCCCACCGCGTGGTGAACGGAGTCATCCTGCACGTCTACGGCGTGCTCGTGTTCGCTCAGGCGCTACTGGTTTGCACGAGGGTCCGACGGATCGACTACTCGAAGCCGGTCCGCGATATCCGAGAGAAATTGGACAGCCTGCGCAGCGGCTACCTGCGTGCGGGCGTCCTCATCGGCTTCGTGTGGTGGCTGATGTGGATTCCGGTAGCGGTCGCTTTGGGATTCGACTTCGTGTTGTACCCGAACTCGATCTACCCGTCGCTGATCGTGGGAGTCGTCGGTTTCGGCGTCTCGGTGTGGCTCTACCTCCGTGTCCTGCGTACAGGGAATCCCTCCGCAGAGACGTGGAAGAGGAAACTAGCCGGTGAGAGTATTGCCGCCGCGTATCTCGCGCTCGACGAAATCGAGAGCGCTCAGATCAACTGA
- a CDS encoding efflux RND transporter periplasmic adaptor subunit, whose product MSSQPSLLFAFAAASLSAVAYAQPPGAPPPGVVIAPVESRTVAASQTFVGTVQPLRRATIGSAVAGRVVEFPVNQGDRVEAGQTLAQLLTDTINLELDAAKAELELRRQRLAELRNGLRPEEIAQARARMAAAQARRDFANARSSRVEKVYHQQQVITDDEYEEAIALAAEAEGAYLEAKAAYDLAVAGNRKEVIAQAAAEVAMQEAVTERLADQLTKHTIISRFAGYVVTESTEEGQWVNQGDPVAEVIAVDEVEVVAQVVEQSIPFVMPGSEVNIEVPALKGRFFVGRVSEIIPQGDERSRTFPVKIVVTNEITDAGPVLKPGMYARVRLPIGAEQQATMAPKDAIVLGGAQPMVYVVDGDTRQGGEGKVTPVPVKLGVAVGALIEVDGALESGQFVVVEGNERLRPGQAIRIGSVNEPAAAFAVDGPTAPLKATSR is encoded by the coding sequence ATGTCCTCCCAGCCTTCCCTGCTGTTTGCGTTTGCGGCGGCTTCTTTGAGTGCCGTGGCCTACGCCCAACCTCCAGGCGCCCCGCCCCCCGGCGTGGTGATCGCGCCGGTCGAGTCGCGGACGGTCGCCGCCTCGCAGACCTTCGTCGGCACCGTCCAGCCGCTCCGCCGGGCGACGATCGGCAGCGCTGTCGCGGGTCGCGTCGTCGAGTTCCCGGTCAACCAGGGCGACCGCGTCGAAGCAGGGCAGACGCTTGCCCAGTTGCTTACCGACACGATCAACCTCGAACTCGACGCGGCGAAGGCCGAGCTCGAGCTTCGCCGCCAACGGCTCGCCGAATTACGGAATGGTCTGAGGCCCGAAGAGATCGCTCAGGCCCGCGCGCGGATGGCGGCCGCCCAGGCGCGTCGGGACTTCGCCAACGCCCGCAGCAGCCGTGTCGAAAAGGTCTATCACCAACAGCAGGTCATCACCGACGACGAGTACGAAGAGGCGATCGCCCTAGCGGCCGAGGCCGAGGGGGCGTACCTCGAAGCGAAAGCAGCCTACGACCTGGCCGTCGCAGGGAATCGTAAAGAAGTGATCGCGCAGGCCGCCGCCGAGGTCGCCATGCAAGAAGCCGTCACCGAACGGCTCGCCGACCAGCTCACCAAGCACACCATCATCTCTCGATTCGCCGGCTACGTCGTCACCGAGAGCACCGAGGAAGGCCAGTGGGTTAACCAGGGCGATCCCGTCGCCGAGGTCATCGCCGTTGATGAGGTCGAGGTCGTCGCCCAGGTTGTCGAGCAGAGCATCCCGTTCGTCATGCCTGGATCGGAGGTCAACATCGAAGTGCCGGCGCTCAAAGGCCGCTTCTTCGTCGGTCGTGTGTCGGAGATCATCCCGCAAGGCGACGAGCGTTCGCGGACATTTCCCGTGAAGATCGTCGTCACCAACGAGATCACCGACGCCGGCCCCGTGCTCAAGCCCGGCATGTACGCGCGGGTGAGACTCCCGATCGGCGCCGAACAGCAGGCGACCATGGCGCCCAAGGACGCGATCGTCCTCGGCGGCGCGCAGCCGATGGTCTACGTCGTTGACGGCGACACCCGGCAGGGGGGCGAGGGCAAAGTGACTCCCGTCCCCGTGAAGCTCGGCGTCGCGGTTGGCGCGCTGATCGAGGTCGATGGCGCCCTCGAATCCGGGCAGTTCGTCGTCGTCGAAGGGAACGAACGCCTCCGTCCCGGGCAAGCGATCCGTATCGGAAGCGTCAACGAGCCCGCCGCTGCTTTCGCCGTCGATGGCCCCACCGCCCCCCTTAAAGCAACGAGCCGCTGA
- a CDS encoding MarR family winged helix-turn-helix transcriptional regulator, protein MLQYDFEASVGYWMAMGHHAFMRSLQQALAPHGITFRQAQVLGCLAAEGPMTQREIADMLLVEPPNLVGVIDRMEEAGLVQRRPCEDDARKKLIHPLPAAMKQWRQIADCGRAVREQAVAGLSRRDQDELHRLLTAVRENLEAPALAR, encoded by the coding sequence ATGTTGCAGTACGACTTCGAGGCGAGCGTGGGCTACTGGATGGCGATGGGCCACCACGCCTTCATGCGTTCGCTCCAGCAGGCCCTCGCGCCGCACGGCATCACTTTCCGCCAAGCCCAGGTGCTCGGCTGCTTGGCGGCCGAAGGCCCGATGACGCAGCGTGAGATCGCCGACATGCTGCTCGTCGAGCCGCCGAACCTCGTCGGCGTGATCGACCGCATGGAAGAGGCCGGGCTCGTCCAGCGACGCCCCTGCGAGGACGACGCCCGTAAGAAGCTCATCCACCCGCTCCCCGCCGCGATGAAACAGTGGCGCCAGATCGCCGATTGCGGGCGCGCCGTCCGTGAACAAGCCGTCGCGGGTCTCAGCCGCCGCGATCAAGACGAGCTACACCGGCTCCTCACCGCTGTCCGCGAAAACCTCGAAGCCCCCGCCCTGGCCAGGTAA
- a CDS encoding glycoside hydrolase family 28 protein, with translation MPAEIEPIAAPFPMPTLVRPKFADREVRLPLPPKPGAIQPAIDRLAESGGGRLVVPTGDWPTGRITLRSGVDLHLEEGAVLRFAGEIADYLPPVFTRCEGLEMMGLGGLVYAHKQERIAITGRGVLLGPDSGPVREARKGLSDEIVDPESPIASRVFDGKEDRHYFRPYFICPVDCQDVLIEGVTLRNGPMWNVVPIYCNRVVVRGVTIDSLGVVNGDGVNVDSSRNVLIEYCSTNTGDDCYAVKSGRNEDGLRVDKPSENVVIRRCYAQGGYGGFTTGSETAGGVRNVYVHDCVFDGVSFGAYFKTRRPRGGGGDHLVVERLRLRTLSHAIFFDMIGSPLYVGELGERLPRRPVGPATPHYRGITVRDVVGQAGGDAVKVKGIPESPATRLVLERLNLQSKGSLNLADAVDVVVRDSKIIAEDPTIRLLDAQGVVLERVDFGLGGDQRPAVEASGENAQPPRFID, from the coding sequence ATGCCTGCCGAGATCGAACCGATCGCGGCGCCCTTCCCGATGCCGACGCTCGTACGCCCGAAGTTCGCCGATCGCGAAGTACGGCTGCCGCTGCCGCCGAAGCCGGGCGCCATACAACCGGCGATCGATCGGCTTGCTGAATCTGGCGGTGGGCGCCTCGTGGTTCCCACCGGCGATTGGCCGACCGGAAGAATTACATTGCGTTCGGGCGTCGACCTGCACCTCGAAGAGGGCGCCGTGCTTCGCTTCGCGGGCGAGATCGCCGACTACCTGCCGCCCGTGTTCACCCGCTGTGAAGGGCTCGAGATGATGGGCCTCGGCGGCCTCGTATACGCCCACAAGCAAGAGCGGATCGCTATCACCGGCCGCGGCGTCCTTCTCGGCCCGGATAGCGGCCCTGTGCGTGAGGCTCGCAAGGGACTGTCGGACGAGATTGTCGATCCCGAATCGCCAATCGCTTCGCGCGTCTTCGACGGGAAAGAAGATCGCCATTACTTCCGGCCGTACTTCATCTGTCCCGTTGATTGCCAAGACGTGCTCATCGAAGGCGTTACACTCCGCAACGGGCCGATGTGGAACGTCGTGCCGATCTACTGCAACCGTGTCGTCGTGCGCGGCGTGACGATCGACAGCCTCGGCGTTGTCAATGGCGACGGCGTCAACGTCGACTCGAGTCGCAACGTGCTCATCGAGTACTGTTCGACGAACACCGGCGACGACTGCTACGCCGTCAAGTCGGGCCGCAACGAAGATGGGCTGCGCGTTGACAAGCCGTCCGAGAACGTCGTCATCCGTCGCTGCTACGCCCAGGGCGGCTACGGTGGGTTTACCACCGGCAGCGAGACCGCCGGCGGCGTCCGCAACGTCTATGTCCACGACTGCGTATTCGACGGCGTCAGCTTCGGCGCCTACTTCAAGACGCGTCGGCCGCGCGGCGGCGGCGGCGACCACCTCGTCGTCGAGCGGCTAAGGCTACGCACCCTGAGTCACGCCATCTTCTTCGACATGATCGGCTCGCCGCTGTACGTCGGAGAACTCGGCGAGCGGCTGCCACGCCGACCCGTTGGCCCCGCAACGCCGCACTACCGCGGCATCACCGTCCGCGATGTCGTGGGGCAAGCCGGTGGCGACGCCGTCAAAGTGAAGGGCATTCCCGAAAGCCCCGCGACGCGGCTCGTCCTCGAACGGCTCAACCTCCAAAGCAAAGGCTCACTGAACCTGGCCGACGCCGTGGATGTCGTCGTGCGTGACTCTAAGATCATCGCCGAAGACCCGACGATCCGCCTGCTCGACGCCCAGGGCGTCGTCCTCGAGCGGGTCGATTTCGGGCTCGGAGGCGACCAGAGGCCCGCGGTTGAGGCCTCTGGCGAAAACGCCCAACCGCCGCGGTTCATCGACTAA
- a CDS encoding efflux RND transporter permease subunit has translation MNLVDSFISNPVKVAVGVLLVALFGYVAFDRMPMQLTPEVQTPTITVTTMWAGASPQEIEREITIEQEEQLKGVEGVRKLTSESADSQSTIILEFNVGEDMDQALLKVNSRLQQVPEYPEDADQPVIITANSSSRPIAWFILGPAPPTAAQLDEFAAAHPDLKGEIEKIKTTDNVGLQLLRIRRLAADHPEAEALKPQLEQEIPTLLRFAEDEIEARFERVGGVSQANVMGGLEDELQVVVDPEKLAARQVTLTQVRDVLRGQNKDTSAGDFWEGKRRYVVRALSEFRSPEQVEMQLLAVRDGAPVYVRDVAEVRLGHKKPTGVMRRFGESCIGVNCIRETGANVLDVMAGLRTTTAEINNDLLAPRGLLLTQVYDETDYINSSVDLVQSNIFVGGALTMLVLMAFLHFGFRAVVFGPAILATAIAATYVSPWWFAVSLALIVGAGFWFARGALVVGLAIPISIIGTFLVLGMLGRSLNVISLAGLAFAVGMLVDNAVVVLENIYRRRSLGETPLVAAARGTQEVWGAVVASTLTTVAVFLPVVFVEEQAGQLFRDIALAITAAVSLSLIVSVIVIPTVASRLLTEVPDQPDEPQGQANRLALVNRLGAGFTGGIVGLNAWIQGGLLRKFATIATLVGVSAGVSYVLWPRVEYLPTGNRNLVFGIILPPPGYNIDQMMSLGETVERELQPYWDVDSSTDLSKLDGPAIEDFFFVVRGRQVFMGVRAKDPLRSAELVPIVSRVGAKLPGAFAVAKQSSLFEDGLTAGRTVDIEITGPDIERLVKLGQVAMGAVTQHLPGSQARPAPSLDLSNPEVHVEPKLLQAAETQMNATDIGFAVDALVDGAYVGDYFLEGKKIDLTVIGENRFANQTQKVGAAPVATPLGQLVPLNALADIKLASGPEQINHRERVRAITIEVSPPPEVALEDAMLTIQQKVIPAMQETGLLEGPYSIGLAGTADKLRETWDSLRFNVMLALLITYLLMAALFESWLYPLVVILTVPLGAVGGVLGLAVLNVFVTQPLDVLTMLGFVVLIGTVVNNPILIVHQALNHIREDGYTPREAVLESVRTRVRPIFMTTVTTVLGLAPLVLFPGAGSELYRGLGCVVLGGLLVSTVFTLVLAPTLFTLTLEMKEGLRSLLWGRRARMKVVEADDAEPRMAV, from the coding sequence ATGAACCTCGTTGACTCCTTCATCAGCAACCCGGTCAAGGTCGCCGTCGGCGTCTTGCTGGTGGCGCTGTTCGGCTATGTGGCGTTCGACCGGATGCCGATGCAACTCACGCCCGAGGTGCAGACGCCCACGATCACCGTCACCACGATGTGGGCCGGCGCCAGCCCGCAAGAGATCGAGCGCGAGATCACCATCGAGCAAGAGGAACAACTCAAGGGTGTCGAGGGCGTCCGCAAGCTGACCAGCGAGAGCGCCGACTCGCAGAGCACGATCATCCTCGAGTTCAATGTCGGCGAGGACATGGACCAGGCGCTGCTCAAGGTCAACAGCCGCTTGCAGCAGGTGCCCGAGTACCCCGAGGACGCCGACCAGCCGGTCATCATCACCGCCAACTCATCGAGCCGGCCGATCGCCTGGTTCATCCTCGGCCCCGCCCCGCCGACCGCAGCACAGCTCGACGAGTTCGCGGCGGCCCATCCCGACCTCAAAGGCGAGATCGAGAAGATCAAGACCACCGACAACGTCGGCCTGCAGCTGCTCCGCATCCGCCGGCTCGCCGCCGATCATCCCGAGGCTGAAGCGCTAAAGCCCCAGCTCGAGCAAGAGATCCCCACGCTCCTCCGCTTCGCGGAAGACGAGATCGAGGCCCGCTTCGAGCGCGTCGGCGGCGTCTCACAGGCCAACGTCATGGGCGGGCTCGAAGACGAGCTACAGGTCGTCGTCGATCCCGAGAAGCTCGCCGCCCGGCAGGTGACGCTCACCCAGGTCCGCGACGTGCTCCGCGGGCAGAACAAGGACACCTCCGCCGGCGACTTCTGGGAAGGCAAACGCCGGTACGTGGTGCGGGCGCTGAGCGAGTTCCGCTCGCCCGAGCAGGTCGAAATGCAGCTCTTGGCGGTGCGTGACGGGGCGCCGGTCTACGTCCGCGACGTCGCCGAGGTCCGGCTCGGTCACAAGAAGCCAACGGGCGTGATGCGGCGATTCGGCGAGTCCTGTATCGGCGTCAACTGCATCCGCGAAACGGGCGCCAACGTCCTCGACGTCATGGCCGGCCTCCGCACGACGACTGCGGAGATTAACAACGACCTCCTCGCCCCCCGCGGCCTGCTGCTGACGCAGGTCTACGACGAGACCGACTACATCAACTCGTCGGTCGATCTGGTGCAGAGCAACATCTTTGTTGGCGGCGCGCTGACGATGTTGGTGCTGATGGCCTTCCTGCACTTCGGCTTCCGCGCAGTCGTCTTCGGCCCGGCAATCCTCGCGACGGCGATTGCGGCGACTTACGTATCGCCGTGGTGGTTCGCGGTCAGCCTCGCGCTGATCGTCGGCGCCGGTTTCTGGTTCGCCCGCGGCGCGTTGGTGGTCGGGCTGGCGATCCCGATCAGCATCATCGGCACCTTCCTCGTGCTCGGCATGCTCGGGCGCTCGCTCAACGTCATCAGCCTCGCCGGCCTCGCCTTCGCCGTGGGCATGCTCGTCGATAACGCGGTTGTCGTGCTGGAGAACATCTACCGGCGTCGTTCGCTTGGCGAGACGCCGCTGGTGGCCGCCGCGCGTGGCACCCAGGAAGTCTGGGGCGCCGTGGTCGCCTCGACGCTGACGACGGTCGCTGTGTTCTTGCCGGTGGTCTTCGTCGAAGAACAAGCCGGCCAGCTCTTCCGCGACATCGCCCTGGCGATCACCGCCGCGGTGAGCCTGTCGCTGATCGTCTCGGTGATCGTGATCCCGACCGTCGCTTCCCGGCTGCTGACCGAGGTCCCCGACCAGCCCGACGAACCACAAGGCCAGGCCAACCGCCTCGCTTTGGTGAATCGCCTCGGCGCCGGCTTCACTGGCGGCATCGTCGGCTTGAACGCCTGGATCCAAGGCGGCCTGCTCCGGAAGTTCGCCACGATCGCCACGCTGGTCGGCGTCTCGGCCGGCGTGAGTTACGTGCTCTGGCCACGCGTCGAGTACCTGCCGACCGGCAACCGCAATCTGGTCTTCGGCATCATCTTGCCGCCGCCGGGGTACAACATCGATCAGATGATGTCTCTCGGCGAGACCGTCGAGCGCGAGCTGCAACCCTACTGGGACGTCGATTCCTCGACCGATCTATCGAAGCTCGACGGTCCGGCGATCGAGGACTTCTTCTTCGTCGTCCGCGGCCGGCAAGTCTTCATGGGCGTCCGCGCCAAAGACCCGCTGCGCTCGGCCGAGCTGGTGCCGATCGTCTCTCGCGTCGGCGCCAAGCTCCCCGGCGCCTTCGCCGTCGCCAAGCAATCGAGCCTCTTCGAGGACGGCCTCACCGCCGGCCGCACGGTGGACATCGAGATCACCGGCCCCGATATCGAGCGGCTCGTGAAGCTTGGCCAAGTGGCGATGGGCGCCGTGACCCAGCACTTGCCCGGATCGCAGGCCCGACCCGCGCCGAGCCTCGACCTCTCCAACCCCGAGGTCCACGTCGAGCCCAAGCTGCTGCAAGCGGCCGAGACGCAGATGAACGCTACCGACATCGGCTTCGCCGTCGATGCGTTGGTGGACGGCGCCTACGTTGGCGACTACTTCCTCGAGGGCAAGAAGATCGACCTCACGGTCATCGGCGAGAACCGCTTCGCCAACCAGACGCAGAAGGTCGGCGCCGCCCCGGTGGCGACGCCGCTCGGGCAGCTTGTCCCCCTCAACGCGCTGGCCGACATCAAGCTCGCCAGTGGCCCCGAGCAGATCAACCACCGCGAACGCGTCCGCGCGATCACGATCGAGGTCTCGCCGCCGCCCGAGGTAGCGCTCGAAGACGCGATGCTGACGATCCAGCAAAAAGTGATCCCGGCGATGCAAGAGACCGGCCTGCTCGAAGGACCTTACTCGATCGGCCTCGCCGGCACCGCCGACAAGCTGCGTGAGACCTGGGATTCTCTGCGTTTCAACGTCATGCTCGCCTTGTTGATCACGTACCTCTTGATGGCGGCGCTGTTCGAGTCGTGGCTCTACCCGCTGGTGGTCATCCTCACCGTCCCGCTCGGCGCCGTGGGCGGCGTGCTCGGCCTCGCGGTGTTGAACGTCTTCGTCACCCAGCCGCTCGACGTGCTGACGATGCTCGGCTTCGTCGTGCTGATCGGGACGGTCGTCAACAACCCGATCCTCATCGTCCACCAAGCGCTCAACCACATCCGCGAAGACGGCTACACGCCGCGGGAGGCGGTGCTTGAGAGCGTGCGGACGCGCGTCCGGCCGATCTTCATGACGACCGTCACCACGGTGCTCGGCCTGGCGCCGCTGGTGCTCTTCCCCGGCGCCGGCAGCGAACTGTACCGCGGCCTGGGCTGCGTCGTGCTCGGCGGCCTGTTGGTGTCCACCGTCTTCACGCTGGTGCTCGCCCCGACGTTGTTCACGCTAACGCTCGAAATGAAGGAGGGCCTACGGTCGCTCCTCTGGGGCCGGCGCGCACGCATGAAAGTCGTCGAGGCCGACGACGCCGAGCCGAGGATGGCGGTTTAG
- a CDS encoding ECF-type sigma factor, with the protein MSDSTNVSHWIDLVKAGDSAAANRLWRHYFTRLVRSVRARLHGSDRAVTDEEDIALSVFDSFYDAAEKGRFPDLSDRDDLWRLLLRMAARKVVDKRRRDRRQRRGGDVRLHSLDHAGDGEQVIEAIGDEPSPEMALMMQESVQQLFSELGVGPLGEVAVAKLEGYTNAEIARRFGCSERTIERRLHLIREKCQQETIEADEHPPEEAADRGPGTHR; encoded by the coding sequence ATGTCCGATAGCACGAATGTCAGCCACTGGATTGATTTGGTGAAGGCGGGCGATTCGGCCGCCGCGAATCGCCTATGGCGTCACTACTTCACCCGCCTAGTGCGGTCGGTCCGCGCCCGGTTGCATGGGAGCGATCGCGCCGTCACGGACGAGGAGGACATCGCGCTGAGCGTGTTCGACAGCTTCTACGACGCGGCCGAGAAGGGGCGTTTCCCCGACCTGTCCGATCGTGACGATCTGTGGCGGCTCTTGCTGCGGATGGCGGCCAGGAAGGTGGTCGACAAGCGGCGGCGCGACCGGAGGCAGCGGCGTGGCGGAGACGTCCGGCTCCACTCCCTCGACCACGCCGGGGACGGCGAGCAGGTCATCGAAGCCATCGGTGACGAGCCGTCGCCGGAAATGGCGCTGATGATGCAGGAATCCGTGCAGCAACTTTTTTCTGAATTGGGTGTCGGCCCGCTCGGAGAAGTAGCGGTGGCCAAGTTAGAGGGGTACACGAACGCCGAAATCGCCCGCCGATTCGGCTGCTCCGAACGGACGATCGAGCGTCGTCTGCACTTGATCCGCGAGAAATGTCAGCAGGAGACGATTGAAGCCGATGAACATCCGCCAGAAGAAGCTGCCGATCGCGGCCCTGGAACGCATCGATGA
- a CDS encoding DUF1254 domain-containing protein encodes MSVLAQTSPEKPSAMKAIHFPSLAVAAFAIAITTFVGCSETNDAISLADKADKAEGVSAPSIEETKAIAEEGFIYGLPIVMNYAVMNEYAVNQDSGQFKAPFNEILNEPRVFTYKDTAVITPNSDTPYSLAWLDLRAEPIVLSVPPVDKDRYFSVMLCDGNTYNYGYMGSRATGNEPGDYMVVGPDWKGEKPEGIKQVFTSTTPFSLAAYRTQLFNPDDMPNVIKVQDGYKVQPLSSYLKKPAPPGAPKIDFLPATTAGIKENFFQYLDAALEFVPPAEDSKEIRSKLASIGVGPGKTFDFKDLSLEHKAAVGIAMKEGDEKVSKWLADGTKKVNGWNIGSFFGDQEFFNGDWLMRAAAAKGGIYGNDAVEAAYPLTRVDEKGETLDGSKYNYTLTFPADGFPPVNAFWSVTMYDGKTQFLIKNPIDRYLINSPMVPNMKKNDDGSLTIYIQKDSPGDDKESNWLPAPDGPIYLAMRLYWPKTEEPSILPPGEGAWKPPVLVKAE; translated from the coding sequence TTGTCTGTCCTGGCACAAACTTCCCCCGAAAAGCCATCAGCAATGAAAGCAATACATTTCCCAAGTCTGGCCGTCGCCGCGTTCGCGATCGCCATCACTACGTTTGTTGGCTGCAGCGAAACGAACGACGCCATTTCTTTAGCGGACAAAGCTGACAAAGCGGAAGGCGTCTCCGCCCCCAGCATCGAAGAAACCAAGGCCATTGCCGAGGAAGGATTCATCTACGGTCTGCCGATCGTGATGAACTACGCGGTGATGAACGAATACGCCGTCAATCAGGACTCGGGGCAGTTCAAGGCGCCGTTCAACGAAATCCTCAATGAACCGCGCGTATTCACCTACAAGGACACCGCGGTCATCACGCCGAACAGCGACACGCCTTACTCGCTGGCCTGGCTGGACCTACGAGCCGAGCCAATCGTGCTGTCGGTGCCTCCGGTGGATAAGGATCGCTATTTCTCGGTAATGCTCTGCGACGGCAATACCTACAACTATGGGTACATGGGCAGCCGGGCCACGGGCAACGAGCCTGGCGACTACATGGTCGTTGGCCCCGATTGGAAAGGCGAGAAACCCGAAGGCATCAAGCAGGTCTTCACTTCGACCACCCCGTTCTCACTAGCCGCCTACCGGACCCAGCTCTTCAATCCGGACGATATGCCGAACGTGATCAAGGTGCAGGATGGCTACAAGGTTCAGCCCCTCTCCTCCTACCTGAAGAAACCCGCCCCTCCCGGGGCGCCGAAGATTGACTTCCTTCCTGCAACAACCGCCGGGATCAAGGAAAACTTCTTTCAGTACCTGGACGCGGCCCTCGAGTTCGTCCCGCCGGCGGAAGACAGCAAAGAGATTCGCTCAAAGCTCGCCAGCATCGGCGTCGGCCCCGGTAAGACCTTCGACTTCAAGGACCTCTCCCTGGAACACAAGGCCGCCGTCGGCATCGCGATGAAGGAGGGCGATGAGAAGGTGAGCAAATGGCTGGCCGACGGAACCAAGAAAGTCAACGGCTGGAACATCGGTTCCTTCTTCGGCGACCAGGAGTTCTTCAACGGCGATTGGCTGATGCGCGCCGCGGCGGCAAAGGGAGGGATTTACGGCAACGATGCTGTGGAAGCCGCCTACCCGCTCACCCGCGTGGATGAGAAGGGCGAAACCCTCGACGGGAGCAAGTACAACTACACGCTGACCTTCCCGGCGGATGGATTCCCCCCCGTTAACGCCTTCTGGTCGGTGACCATGTACGACGGCAAGACCCAGTTCCTGATCAAGAATCCCATCGACCGCTATCTCATTAATTCGCCGATGGTCCCCAACATGAAAAAGAACGACGACGGCTCGCTGACCATCTACATCCAGAAGGACAGCCCCGGCGACGACAAGGAAAGCAACTGGCTTCCCGCTCCGGACGGGCCGATCTACCTCGCCATGCGACTGTACTGGCCGAAGACCGAAGAACCTTCGATCCTTCCCCCGGGCGAAGGCGCCTGGAAGCCCCCCGTCCTCGTGAAGGCGGAATAA